From Coffea arabica cultivar ET-39 chromosome 10e, Coffea Arabica ET-39 HiFi, whole genome shotgun sequence, one genomic window encodes:
- the LOC113710912 gene encoding uncharacterized protein gives MADTDSSGGAGPSQPAPTDIPTEIPTEVPEVPEVPTDAPTDAPEVEPYLAGPVCRVITYQEVPGGPVQRWSPARKIRRCDCWKTYSYPDRVVLAIDDDRRRLGSTNRRCFAEIERLQATLRDQGARIRELEAAVLAEQQQSDAYRDQAHAVTGRLMHIVGHIRDRTDRILTECEALVEDVIQDLAEEGQAPAAPAAPGVPEEDPEEDPEEDMEEEPSASSESVGSASSQTTC, from the coding sequence ATGGCAGACACTGACTCTTCTGGGGGTGCTGGACCGTCCCAGCCTGCACCTACTGACATTCCGACCGAGATACCTACTGAGGTGCCTGAGGTGCCTGAGGTGCCTACTGACGCACCTACTGACGCTCCTGAGGTTGAGCCATATTTAGCGGGCCCTGTATGCCGCGTGATCACATACCAGGAGGTTCCCGGCGGGCCAGTGCAGCGGTGGTCCCCAGCGCGCAAGATCCGGCGCTGCGATTGCTGGAAGACCTACTCTTACCCTGACCGAGTAGTGCTTGCTATAGATGATGATCGGAGACGATTGGGTAGCACCAATCGTAGGTGCTTTGCGGAGATAGAGCGTCTCCAGGCTACTCTCCGAGATCAGGGAGCTCGGATACGCGAGTTGGAGGCCGCAGTTCTGGCAGAGCAGCAGCAGTCTGATGCTTACCGTGACCAGGCTCATGCGGTGACTGGACGTCTGATGCACATAGTTGGACACATACGAGACCGGACTGACCGCATCCTGACCGAGTGCGAGGCACTTGTTGAGGACGTGATCCAGGACTTGGCCGAGGAAGGCCAAGCGCCTGCAGCTCCTGCCGCTCCTGGTGTCcctgaggaggatccagaggaggatcctgaggaggacatGGAGGAGGAGCCGAGCGCGTCCTCAGAGTCAGTTGGGTCGGCGTCTAGCCAGACCACTTGTTAG
- the LOC113711585 gene encoding UPF0496 protein At1g20180-like, which yields MIRESCRNLSVNEEYLGALRTKSYTEFFSKAQTLVNQPSFLNYCNQRFSDTLLEPGQETIATILESAVSLSRKSDLRALLFNYFDISAEASKICSHLLRSINQLQSNYQLVKQVLDTIDDHSPEQLGFIVPELRELISLNNPLSGLNQQDFIRIHDKYSSVLQHLKAKRKRISRKIKLIKCFNKASGACVTTACGVVAVAAVVLAAAHTLVALTMGPALFTLPLQPLRKKLLKISAVKCGFLRKFGEQLDVAAKGTYILNRDFDTMSRLVVRLHDEIEHTKAMIQFFLDRREDKYSWQILKELKKKDFGFRKQVEELEEHVYLCLVTINRARVLVVTEIAKSCQENSV from the coding sequence ATGATAAGGGAATCATGTAGAAATCTTAGTGTGAACGAGGAGTACCTTGGAGCATTAAGAACAAAATCGTATACAGAATTTTTCAGCAAAGCTCAGACTCTAGTTAATCAGCCATCTTTTCTTAATTACTGCAATCAGAGGTTTTCAGATACTCTTCTTGAACCCGGACAAGAAACCATAGCAACAATTCTGGAATCAGCAGTATCTCTTTCAAGAAAATCTGATCTCAGAGCCCTTCTCTTCAATTACTTTGATATTAGTGCTGAGGCTTCAAAAATTTGCAGCCATCTTCTGAGAAGCATTAATCAACTTCAATCCAATTACCAGCTTGTTAAACAAGTTCTCGACACGATCGATGACCATTCCCCCGAGCAATTAGGATTCATCGTTCCTGAGCTTCGTGAACTAATTTCGCTCAACAATCCATTATCTGGTCTGAATCAACAAGATTTCATCCGAATCCACGACAAGTATTCATCAGTCCTACAACATTTGAAAGCAAAGCGAAaaagaatttctcggaaaatCAAGCTAATAAAATGCTTCAACAAGGCTTCTGGAGCATGTGTCACGACAGCCTGTGGTGTAGTTGCAGTTGCAGCAGTAGTCCTAGCAGCAGCACATACACTTGTCGCATTGACAATGGGACCAGCTCTCTTTACTTTGCCACTGCAGCCACTGAggaaaaaacttctcaaaattaGTGCTGTGAAATGTGGATTTCTAAGAAAATTTGGAGAACAACTTGATGTTGCAGCAAAAGGGACGTACATTTTGAATAGAGATTTTGATACAATGAGTAGACTTGTGGTTAGGCTTCATGATGAAATTGAACATACCAAGGCAATGATACAATTCTTTTTAGATAGAAGAGAAGATAAATATTCTTGGCAAATACTGAAGGAGCTTAAGAAGAAGGATTTTGGGTTCAGGAAACAAGTTGAGGAGCTTGAAGAACATGTGTATTTGTGCCTTGTCACAATTAATCGGGCTAGAGTTTTGGTTGTCACTGAAATTGCCAAGTCTTGCCAGGAAAATTCAGTCTAG